A genomic segment from Propioniciclava sp. MC1595 encodes:
- a CDS encoding ABC transporter permease, whose protein sequence is MTVTIGWGLAVALVLLVALGVVAARLGRLGAPDAQGRARPLAREQVVAALRAVVQLALIAGVVTVAVQTWWGGLAFALVMFAIGVWTTTGRVGVRDRWPWTALAMAAGVLPVLLIVFLTGAAPFNGITIVALGGIVAGNMMTAHTLAGRRTFAELRDNRASYEAALSLGFERRPAIGLVADRVLGEALIPNIDQTRTVGLVTLPGAFIGVLLGGGSPLQAGAAQVLVLIGIMAGQACTVAVFGELVRRARIVPADLVPVLHP, encoded by the coding sequence ATGACCGTGACCATCGGGTGGGGCCTGGCCGTCGCTCTCGTGCTGTTGGTGGCGCTCGGCGTCGTGGCGGCCCGGCTGGGCCGGCTCGGGGCCCCGGACGCCCAGGGCCGGGCCCGTCCGCTGGCCCGGGAGCAGGTGGTCGCGGCCCTGCGCGCTGTGGTGCAGCTCGCGCTGATCGCCGGTGTGGTGACCGTGGCCGTGCAGACCTGGTGGGGCGGGCTGGCCTTCGCGCTGGTCATGTTCGCCATCGGCGTGTGGACGACGACCGGGCGGGTGGGCGTCCGGGACCGCTGGCCGTGGACCGCGCTCGCGATGGCCGCCGGGGTACTGCCGGTGCTGCTCATCGTGTTCCTCACCGGGGCCGCGCCGTTCAACGGCATCACCATCGTCGCCCTGGGCGGGATCGTCGCCGGCAACATGATGACCGCGCACACGCTGGCCGGGCGCCGCACGTTCGCGGAACTGCGCGACAACAGGGCGTCCTACGAGGCCGCCCTGTCGCTCGGCTTCGAACGCCGCCCGGCCATCGGACTGGTCGCCGACCGCGTGCTCGGCGAGGCGCTCATCCCCAACATCGACCAGACCCGGACCGTTGGCCTGGTCACCCTCCCCGGCGCTTTCATCGGCGTGCTGCTCGGCGGCGGCTCCCCACTCCAGGCGGGCGCGGCCCAGGTGCTGGTGCTCATCGGCATCATGGCCGGGCAGGCCTGCACCGTGGCCGTGTTCGGCGAGCTGGTGCGACGGGCCCGCATCGTCCCGGCCGATCTGGTCCCCGTCCTGCACCCGTGA